TAGCGCGCGAGCTCGCGGGCGATCGGCAGCGTCATCGCGTGCACACCGCCCTTGCTCGCGGAGTAGGCGGGCTGGCCGATCTGACCGTCGAAGGCCGCCACCGAGGCCGTGTTGACGATGACGCCGCGGTCGCCGCCGTCGGTGGGCTCCGTCTTCGCGATGGCGGCGGAGGCCTGCCCGATGACGTTGTACGTGCCCACGAGGTTGACACGCACGATGCGCTCGAAGTGTGCGAGATCGCTCGGCGACCCGTCGCGCTCGAGCACCTTGGCGGGCGGAGCGATACCGGCGCAGTTGACGACCACCCGCAGCGGAGCCTGCGCCACGGCGGCGTCGACGGCGGCAGCGATCTGCGTCGGGTCGGTGACGTCGGCGGCCGCGAAGGTGCCGCCGAGTTCCGCAGCCCGCTCGGTGCCGGCGGAGGTGGGGAGGTCGACGATCACGACGTACGCGCCCGCATCGGCGAGGCGTCTCGCGGTGGCCAGGCCGAGGCCGCTGGCCCCGCCGGTGACGAGCGCGGATGCGCCGACGATATCCATGGATTCTCCTTCGAAGTCCGGACTGCTCCCGTCGCTCAGCGACGGGTCGTGCTACTGAGTGCCAGCATACGCGGTACTAGGTCTCAATATGCCACCTCAGTGTGCTCGGAGGATCTCCCCCAGCCGCGCCAGCAGATCGTCGGGACGGGCGAGCAGCACGCGTGCCTCCGGCACGGCGACCAGGTGATCGACGAGGCGCCGGGCCAACGCGGCATCCCGCCGCCGATAGCCGGAGAGGTAGTGCGGCGTCGCTCGCCACTCCACGACCGCCCCGTCGTCGGTGGTGACCCGAACGGGAAAGGTCGGCGTCTCGGAGATCTCTCCCGACGAGCCGCCGAAGATGCCCTCGATCAGCGGCACGAGGGTGTCGCCGACGGCGGGATGCGGCCACCACGTCGCGGGCACGTCAGCGACCACCGCGCGCACCTGCCCCCAGGGTACGAAGCCGGCGGGGGCGTCCCCGAGCGCGGGCTGCAGGCCGTCGGGGCGCAGGCGGACGTGACGCGCGGCGGCATCCCCGAGGGCGAGGGCCGGCCCGTCGGTGTCGTCGAGAGCGGTGAGCACGCCGACACGGCGAGCGACAGAGGTGGGCACAGTTCATCTCACCACGGACGCCGCCGCGGGCGCGAGGGGCAGGATGGATGCCGTGAGCATCCCGAGCGAGCACCTTCCGGTCCCGGTCCCGGTGCGGCGCCTCGCGGCGGGTGCCGGGCTCGCACGGGCCTGTCGGCGGTCGACCCGCGGTGGGTCGGCGAGCCGGCGACTGCGGTGGCCGCCGTCGGCGCGGGGTTGCGCGCCCTGCACGACGCCCTCCCGGTCGCGGACTGTCCGTTCGACTGGTCGGTGCCGGCGCGCGTCGCCGCGGCCCGCCGCCGCGGCATCCGCCTGCCCGTCGCGCTCACCGAGGGCCCCGT
The sequence above is a segment of the Microbacterium sp. PM5 genome. Coding sequences within it:
- a CDS encoding SDR family NAD(P)-dependent oxidoreductase; this encodes MDIVGASALVTGGASGLGLATARRLADAGAYVVIVDLPTSAGTERAAELGGTFAAADVTDPTQIAAAVDAAVAQAPLRVVVNCAGIAPPAKVLERDGSPSDLAHFERIVRVNLVGTYNVIGQASAAIAKTEPTDGGDRGVIVNTASVAAFDGQIGQPAYSASKGGVHAMTLPIARELARYGIRVVTIAPGIMETPMLAGLPEAAQHSLGQQVPYPARLGRPDEYASLVAEIVRNGYLNGETIRLDGAIRMAPK